A DNA window from Corynebacterium ciconiae DSM 44920 contains the following coding sequences:
- the obgE gene encoding GTPase ObgE, producing MNRFVDRVVLHLQAGDGGHGCASVHREKFKPLGGPDGGNGGHGGDIILEVSDQAHTLLDFHYRPHLKASRGNNGAGDHRNGARGEDLVLEVPPGTVVLNEEGEVLADLVSVGTRFVAASGGFGGLGNAALANKQRKAPGFALKGELGEQRDLILELKSMADVGLVGFPSAGKSSLISVLSAARPKIGDYPFTTLQPNLGVVDMGNDSFTIADVPGLIPGASEGKGLGLDFLRHIERTAVLAHVVDLATIEPGRDPVSDIEALENELAAYQSVLDHDTGLGDLRERPRVIILNKADIPEARELAEFVLEDLREAFGWPVFIISAVAHQGLDAVRYRLMELVKEHRKKHPKAAEQRTVVRPVAVDARKKDDFRVVADPNNPGGYEVLGDKPRRWIQQTDFENDEAVGYLADRLAKLGVEDALYKMGAREGAEVTIGEITFEWEPLTTAGVSESGSPATARGTDARIGRSTRSTAAERKRASQARRGLIDEFDFGDDEASRERWEG from the coding sequence ATGAACCGTTTCGTAGACCGCGTTGTGCTGCACCTGCAGGCTGGTGACGGCGGGCACGGCTGTGCTTCTGTGCACCGCGAAAAGTTCAAGCCTCTCGGTGGGCCGGATGGTGGCAATGGCGGCCACGGCGGAGACATCATTCTTGAAGTTTCTGACCAGGCCCACACTCTGCTGGATTTCCACTATCGCCCCCACCTGAAGGCCTCCCGCGGCAACAATGGCGCCGGCGATCACCGCAACGGCGCCCGCGGTGAGGACCTCGTGCTCGAGGTGCCGCCGGGCACCGTTGTGCTCAACGAAGAGGGCGAGGTGCTGGCGGATCTGGTGTCCGTAGGTACCCGCTTCGTGGCCGCCTCCGGTGGTTTTGGCGGTCTCGGTAACGCGGCGCTGGCTAATAAGCAGCGCAAGGCCCCGGGCTTCGCGCTGAAAGGAGAACTAGGGGAGCAACGCGATCTGATCTTGGAACTGAAGTCCATGGCGGACGTGGGGCTGGTGGGTTTTCCCTCTGCCGGTAAATCCTCGTTGATTTCGGTGCTCTCAGCAGCACGGCCCAAGATTGGCGATTACCCCTTCACCACCTTGCAGCCCAATCTCGGCGTAGTGGACATGGGCAATGATTCCTTCACCATCGCCGATGTGCCGGGTCTGATTCCGGGCGCCTCCGAAGGCAAGGGGCTTGGTCTGGACTTTTTGCGCCATATCGAACGTACTGCCGTGCTCGCCCATGTGGTGGACCTAGCCACAATCGAGCCAGGACGCGACCCGGTCTCAGATATCGAGGCGCTGGAAAACGAGCTGGCAGCCTACCAATCGGTGCTCGATCATGACACCGGCCTAGGCGATCTGCGGGAACGCCCGCGCGTGATCATTTTGAATAAGGCCGATATCCCCGAGGCGCGGGAGCTGGCCGAGTTCGTATTGGAGGATCTCCGCGAGGCCTTCGGATGGCCGGTGTTTATCATCTCTGCCGTGGCGCACCAGGGTTTGGATGCGGTGCGCTACCGCCTCATGGAGCTGGTGAAGGAGCACCGGAAGAAGCATCCCAAGGCCGCCGAGCAGCGCACCGTGGTGCGCCCCGTGGCCGTGGATGCGCGCAAAAAGGACGACTTCCGCGTGGTTGCTGATCCCAATAACCCCGGCGGCTACGAGGTGCTGGGTGATAAGCCGCGCCGCTGGATTCAGCAAACGGACTTTGAAAACGACGAAGCGGTGGGCTATCTCGCGGACCGTCTGGCCAAGCTGGGCGTGGAGGACGCCCTGTACAAGATGGGCGCCCGCGAGGGGGCCGAAGTGACCATCGGCGAGATCACCTTCGAGTGGGAGCCGCTGACTACCGCTGGAGTGAGCGAGAGCGGTTCTCCCGCTACCGCCCGCGGTACGGATGCCCGCATTGGTCGTTCTACCCGCTCCACCGCTGCCGAGCGTAAGCGCGCCTCCCAGGCCCGCCGCGGCCTGATCGACGAGTTCGACTTTGGTGATGATGAGGCCTCCCGCGAGCGTTGGGAGGGCTAA
- the rplU gene encoding 50S ribosomal protein L21 yields the protein MYAIVKTGGKQYKVAEGDLVKVEKIEGEPGSSVALTPVLLVDGADVTTDADKLAKVEVSAEVIEHVKGPKIRNLKYKNKSRYMKRQGHRQNLTVIKVSGIK from the coding sequence ATGTACGCGATCGTCAAGACCGGCGGCAAGCAGTACAAGGTTGCCGAAGGTGACCTCGTCAAGGTCGAGAAGATCGAGGGTGAGCCGGGTTCGTCCGTGGCTCTCACCCCGGTTCTTCTCGTCGACGGCGCCGATGTGACCACCGACGCTGATAAGCTTGCCAAGGTGGAAGTTTCCGCGGAAGTTATCGAGCACGTCAAGGGCCCGAAGATCCGCAACCTGAAGTACAAGAACAAGAGCCGTTACATGAAGCGTCAGGGTCACCGTCAGAACCTGACCGTCATCAAGGTTAGCGGCATCAAGTAG
- the proB gene encoding glutamate 5-kinase yields the protein MREEIAGAKKIVVKLGSSSVTDDNYAVSPEKINRFVDACQARMERGTDVIIVSSGAVAAGMAPMGLKSRPNDLATKQAAAAVGQVHLAYQWGRSFARYGRTTGQVLLTASDAAERSRARNAQRTVERLRQLRCVPIINENDTVATSELRFGDNDRLAAIVAHLISADALVLLSDVDGLYDRNPAEPGAQFVSDVTGVEDLAGVVAGDGGRVGTGGMASKVSAARLASRGGIPVLLASADNIGPALSTAQVGTVFHPEQGRVKAWKFWALYAADVSGVVRVDEGAAQVVQRGGYSLLPVGVTEVDGDFRSGDIVEIQNPQGTTIARGEVAYDAKTLHGMVGKHTHELPEGMKRPVIHADYLSSYSSHA from the coding sequence CTGCGCGAAGAAATTGCTGGCGCCAAGAAGATCGTGGTCAAACTGGGAAGCTCCTCGGTAACGGATGACAACTATGCGGTCTCGCCGGAGAAAATCAACCGCTTCGTTGATGCCTGCCAGGCTCGCATGGAACGCGGCACCGATGTGATCATTGTTAGCTCCGGTGCGGTTGCCGCCGGCATGGCGCCGATGGGGTTGAAGAGCCGACCGAATGACCTCGCCACTAAACAGGCAGCCGCCGCGGTGGGGCAGGTGCATCTGGCGTATCAGTGGGGCCGTTCCTTTGCCCGCTACGGCCGCACCACCGGCCAGGTTCTGCTCACCGCCTCCGACGCAGCTGAGCGCTCGCGTGCCCGCAACGCTCAACGGACCGTGGAACGGTTAAGGCAGCTGCGCTGCGTGCCCATCATCAATGAAAATGACACGGTGGCCACCTCGGAGCTGCGCTTTGGCGATAATGATCGTTTGGCGGCGATTGTGGCTCACCTGATCAGCGCCGATGCGCTCGTGCTGCTCTCGGATGTGGACGGGCTCTATGATCGCAACCCTGCCGAACCCGGCGCCCAGTTTGTCTCCGACGTCACCGGGGTGGAGGATCTCGCAGGGGTGGTGGCCGGCGATGGCGGCCGGGTCGGCACCGGCGGCATGGCCTCGAAGGTCTCTGCGGCTCGTCTGGCCTCGCGTGGCGGTATCCCTGTGCTACTGGCCAGTGCGGACAATATCGGTCCGGCGCTATCCACCGCCCAGGTGGGCACCGTTTTCCACCCCGAGCAAGGGCGTGTGAAGGCGTGGAAGTTTTGGGCGCTCTATGCCGCTGACGTCTCTGGGGTGGTGCGCGTGGATGAAGGCGCAGCCCAAGTAGTGCAACGCGGTGGCTACTCGCTGTTGCCTGTGGGGGTTACTGAGGTGGATGGGGATTTCCGCTCTGGCGATATTGTGGAGATCCAGAATCCTCAAGGCACGACCATCGCCCGTGGCGAGGTGGCCTACGATGCCAAGACTCTGCACGGGATGGTGGGCAAGCACACCCACGAGCTGCCGGAAGGGATGAAGCGGCCGGTGATCCATGCGGATTACCTGTCGAGCTATTCCTCACATGCGTAG
- the rpmA gene encoding 50S ribosomal protein L27, which yields MAHKKGASSSSNGRDSEAKRLGVKRFGGQKVNAGEILIRQRGTKFHPGENVGRGGDDTLFALAAGSVEFITKRNRRMVNIVPTEAA from the coding sequence ATGGCACACAAGAAGGGTGCATCCAGCTCCAGCAACGGTCGTGACTCCGAAGCAAAGCGCCTCGGCGTGAAGCGCTTCGGCGGCCAGAAGGTTAACGCAGGCGAGATCCTCATCCGTCAGCGCGGCACCAAGTTCCACCCCGGTGAGAACGTTGGACGCGGCGGCGACGATACCCTCTTCGCCCTTGCAGCAGGCTCCGTCGAGTTCATCACCAAGCGCAACCGCCGCATGGTGAACATTGTTCCGACCGAAGCTGCCTAA
- a CDS encoding D-isomer specific 2-hydroxyacid dehydrogenase family protein — MKYAMGPTHWDTVEEQLAAIGGELTDDLSEAELLVYNGSAEDFPDLPDSVKWVQFGLAGIDAYFNHGAIDGSRRYTNCSGTFARPVAESAVALLLAQLHQHTPVARAQSWSCQKQVDSATRWLSDSTVSIIGAGGIGRELVPMLKGFGCTVIAVNNSGTAVEGADKTYSSEHRDEVLASSDAVILAAPLTEDTHHLINERTLKLMPKHAVLINVGRGPLVDSDALVEALNNGEIAGAGLDVTEPEPLPDGHPLWEMDQVVITPHTANTKDSIRRLIAPQIVENVKAYQAGETMPTEVTVDQGY, encoded by the coding sequence ATGAAATATGCAATGGGACCAACCCACTGGGACACCGTAGAAGAACAATTGGCAGCCATCGGCGGCGAGCTCACCGACGATCTTTCCGAGGCCGAGCTGCTTGTCTATAACGGCTCGGCGGAAGATTTTCCTGATCTGCCCGACTCTGTGAAGTGGGTGCAGTTTGGTCTTGCCGGTATCGATGCCTACTTCAACCACGGCGCCATCGACGGATCGCGCCGGTACACGAACTGCTCGGGCACCTTCGCTCGGCCGGTGGCGGAGTCCGCCGTGGCGCTGTTGTTGGCCCAGCTGCATCAGCACACCCCCGTGGCGCGGGCGCAGTCGTGGAGCTGCCAGAAGCAGGTGGATAGCGCCACTCGGTGGCTCAGCGATAGCACGGTGAGCATCATTGGTGCCGGTGGTATCGGCCGCGAATTGGTGCCGATGCTCAAGGGCTTTGGCTGCACCGTGATCGCGGTGAATAATTCCGGCACCGCCGTCGAGGGCGCCGATAAAACCTACTCTTCCGAGCATCGCGATGAGGTTTTGGCCTCCTCGGATGCGGTGATTCTCGCCGCCCCTCTCACAGAGGACACCCACCACCTGATTAATGAGCGCACCCTGAAGCTCATGCCCAAGCACGCGGTGCTGATCAACGTTGGTCGTGGCCCGCTGGTGGATAGTGATGCCCTTGTCGAGGCCCTGAACAATGGTGAGATCGCCGGCGCTGGTCTCGATGTCACCGAGCCGGAGCCGCTGCCGGACGGACATCCGCTGTGGGAGATGGATCAGGTGGTGATCACTCCGCACACCGCGAACACCAAGGATTCGATTCGCCGGCTTATCGCCCCGCAGATCGTGGAGAATGTCAAGGCCTATCAGGCAGGGGAGACCATGCCCACCGAGGTCACGGT